The Parus major isolate Abel chromosome Z, Parus_major1.1, whole genome shotgun sequence genome has a window encoding:
- the ZNF462 gene encoding zinc finger protein 462 isoform X3, protein MEVLQCDGCDFRAPSYEDLKAHIQDVHTAFLQPTDVSEESPNQPRSGSINASNQTEVEFSSVKDEFAIADDIAGQNATSQMGTGSYYSQSQTFYGQHMAPNPKPTSKFFQCKFCVRYFRSKNLLIEHTRKVHGAQAGGSSVGPPASSSLNYNIMMHEGFGKVFSCQFCTYKSPRRARIIKHQKMYHKNNLKESSAPSAAAAAAAAVSESTSASVPVQEPCKELPAEVVERSILESMVKPLTKSRGNFCCEWCSYQTPRRERWCDHMMKKHRSMVKILSSLRQQQDGTSAPEVQSKSAQSASPNSNYMSMNTTGREMSSANVSNFRGSMGNSLIRPNSSTSSKFSSVSYPQMKPKSPHNSGMVNLSDRSRYGIADMTNSSADLETSSMLNDSSSDEELNEMDSENGLNSMDHQTSGMSAEQLMGSDGNKLLETKGIPFRRYMNRFQCPFCPFLTMHRRSISRHIENIHLSGKTAVYKCDECPFTCKSSLKLGAHKQCHTGTTSDWDTMNSQAESIASSLNDSTVSYESGNINGRKSAGMMEPVQPQPQQQQPQQQQQQQQQQQQQQQQSPQPHSQHPYKCTLCNYSTTTLKGLRVHQQHKHSFCDNLPKYDGPPSNTPQESEADAHPSASTVKKSQTSILGLSSKNNFVAKAPRKVSNDFPLDLSPVKKRTRIDEIASNLQSKISQNKQQEDAVINVEDDEEEEEDNEVEIEVELDREEEQTEPMIEVSSSYAPQQMWGREANDSQKEASFRSMQHDYNSTNGAEIELTLSEDEEDYYSAVSMKDHQSPNASVLGSQSNMYGTDQNNENSEFSDSGRLYYCKHCDFSNKSARSVSTHYQRMHPYIKFSFRYILDPNDHSAVYRCLECYIDYTNFEDLQQHYGEHHPEAMNVLNFDHSDLIYRCRFCSYTSPNVRSLMPHYQRMHPTVKINNAMIFSSYVVEQQEGLNTESQTLREILNSAPKTMATSTPVARGTGVPAGFNKSATKSFSPECENQKEPSVNTVVVYDCDVCSFASPNMHSVLVHYQKKHPEEKASYFRIQKTMRVVSVDRGSALAQMSFELGAPISPKLSGLASQPPPPPPPPPELSTELYYCKHCSYSNRSVVGVLVHYQKRHPEIKVTAKYIRQAPPTAAMMRAGELPPGIQRPPVSMQQLGRGGSETSVNPPENEMFFCQHCDYGNRTVKGVLIHYQKKHRDFKANADVIRQHTATIRSLCDRGQKKSAGSLPAHTSGTERDKSKLRALKCRQCSYTSPYFYALRKHIKKDHPNLKATVTSILRWAFLDGLIEAGYHCEWCIYSHTEPSGLLVHYQRRHPEHYVDYTYMATKLWAGPDPSPPALVMPTEMKTYKCRDCIFEASSIWDITNHYQAFHPWAMNGDESVLLDIIKEKDTAEKTMPQPDEGGVRMDSEDQIAAPQMDQDAECAEDPSLSHEKTVQLASANPAISSTPYQCTVCQSEYNNLHGLLTHYGKKHPGMKVKAADFAQDIDINPGAVYKCRHCPYINTRIHGVLTHYQKRHPSVKVTAEDFVHDVEQSTDIAQNDVEETSRIFKQGYGAYRCKLCPYTHGTLEKLKIHYEKYHNQPEFDVFAQSPPKVSASVEPDMVTEIKASPEIAAEDVGEVSMPAPHFSSSHLVSHTVFRCQLCKYFCSTRKGIARHYRIKHNNVRAQPEGKNNLFKCALCSYTNPIRKGLAAHYQKRHDIDAYYTHCLAASRTVSDKPNKVIIPSPPKDDTPQLSEELRRAVEKKKCSLCSFQSFSKKGIVSHYMKRHPGVFPKKQHASKLGGYFTAVYADEHEKPAPAEERNDFEKPEVEAEAQEIEWLPFRCIKCFKLSFSTAELLCMHYTDHHSKDLKRDFSILGSGTRSQSPVYQCKHCDTKLHSTAELTAHLNGHNEEFQKRAKRQERRKQLLSKQKYADGAFADFKQERAFGHLEDVSKLKERKVVGYKCKFCVEVHPTLRAICNHLRKHVQYGNVSSVSATVKQEAEDPSNTTLMEGFEGAKDPGMVEFAEAEYGASLEDEARPGGYHCSQCDRVLMSMQGLRSHERSHLALAMFAREDKYSCQYCSFVSAFRHNLDRHMQTHHGHHKPFRCKLCPFKSSYNSRLKTHILKAHADSSYSEPPDVQQQLNHYQSAALARNNNNISPIPLSGSAAGVEKAEAILNCEFCEFSSGYIQSIRRHYRDKHGGKKLFKCKDCSFYTGFKSAFTMHVEAGHSAVPEEGPKDLRCPLCLYHTKYKRNMIDHIVLHREERVVPIEVCRSKLSKYLQGVVFRCDKCTFTCSSDESLQQHIEKHNELKPYKCQLCYYETKHTEELDAHLRDEHKVSRNFELVGRVNLDQLEQMKGKTESSSSDEEEKEEELSPKAQERDPMMFPDSSAPEKRFPCEFCGRSFTEGSEWERHVLRHGMALNESKHRSGEDSQPKEDVEEMASTLPEEKEGIETMVVDYSHGGEPADSMVAADQPLLDTAEAKSE, encoded by the exons ATGGAGGTCCTGCAGTGTGATGGCTGCGATTTTCGAGCTCCATCTTACGAAGACCTAAAAGCTCACATTCAGGATGTTCACACTGCTTTTCTGCAGCCAACTGATGTGTCTGAGGAGAGTCCTAACCAGCCACGGTCTGGTTCCATCAATGCTAGCAACCAGACTGAagttgaattttcttctgtaaaggATGAATTCGCAATTGCAGATGACATAGCAG GGCAAAATGCAACAAGTCAGATGGGGACTGGAAGTTACTATAGCCAGAGCCAGACTTTCTATGGCCAACATATGGCTCCAAATCCTAAACCAACCAGCAAGTTTTTCCAGTGCAAGTTCTGTGTGCGTTACTTCCGTTCCAAAAACCTCCTCATAGAGCACACACGGAAGGTTCatggagcacaggctggggggaGCTCAGTGGGGCCACCAGCTTCTAGTTCCCTAAATTACAACATCATGATGCATGAAGGGTTTGGTAAAGTTTTCAGTTGCCAGTTCTGCACCTACAAGTCACCCAGGCGTGCAAGGATTATTAAGCACCAGAAAATGTATCACAAAAACAACCTGAAAGAGAGttcagctccttctgctgctgctgctgctgctgctgctgtgtctgaatCAACGTCTGCTTCTGTGCCAGTGCAGGAACCCTGCAAGGAGCTGCCGGCAGAGGTGGTGGAGCGGAGCATTTTGGAGTCGATGGTCAAGCCCCTGACCAAGTCTAGGGGAAACTTTTGCTGTGAATGGTGCAGCTACCAGACACCTCGGAGGGAGCGCTGGTGTGACCACATGATGAAGAAGCACCGCAGCATGGTGAAAATCCTGTCGagcctgaggcagcagcaggacgGAACCAGCGCACCCGAGGTGCAGAGTAAGAGTGCTCAGAGTGCCTCTCCAAACTCGAATTACATGTCCATGAACACAACAGGACGTGAGATGTCGAGTGCTAATGTCTCAAACTTCAGGGGATCTATGGGCAATTCACTTATCAGGCCCAACTCTTCTACATCTTCaaagttttcttctgtgtcttACCCTCAAATGAAGCCTAAGTCACCTCACAACTCGGGCATGGTTAATTTGTCTGACAGATCCCGCTATGGAATTGCTGATATGACGAATTCTTCTGCTGACCTGGAAACAAGCAGTATGCTAAATGACTCCAGCTCAGATGAAGAGCTAAATGAAATGGACAGCGAGAATGGCTTAAACTCCATGGATCACCAGACCTCAGGaatgtctgcagagcagctgatgggATCTGATGGCAACAAACTATTGGAAACAAAGGGAATTCCCTTCAGAAGATACATGAACAGGTTCCAGTGTCCTTTCTGCCCTTTCCTGACGATGCACCGCCGAAGTATTTCCCGTCACATCGAGAACATCCACCTGTCTGGGAAGACAGCTGTGTACAAGTGTGACGAGTGCCCCTTCACCTGCAAGAGTTCTCTGAAGCTCGGTGCCCACAAGCAGTGTCACACAGGAACAACATCCGACTGGGACACCATGAACTCCCAGGCTGAGAGCATTGCCTCGTCCCTGAACGACAGCACGGTGTCTTACGAGAGTGGGAATATCAATGGCAGGAAGTCAGCTGGGATGATGGAACCTGTGCAGCCGCAGCCGCAGCAGCAGCAACcgcaacagcagcagcaacagcagcagcagcagcagcagcagcagcagcaatcacCCCAGCCCCATTCACAGCATCCTTACAAGTGCACGTTGTGCAACTATTCCACCACCACTTTGAAAGGCCTCAGAGTTCATCAGCAGCACAAGCATTCATTCTGTGACAACTTGCCAAAATACGATGGGCCGCCATCAAACACACCGCAGGAGAGCGAGGCAGATGCTcacccctctgccagcaccGTGAAGAAGAGCCAGACCTCCATCCTTGGGCTCTCATCTAAAAATAACTTCGTTGCAAAAGCCCCTAGGAAGGTCTCAAATGACTTCCCTTTAGATCTCTCTCCCGTGAAAAAGAGAACTAGAATTGATGAAATAGCGAGCAACCTGCAGAGCAAGATCagccaaaacaaacagcaggagGATGCTGTGATTAATGTAGAGGatgatgaggaagaggaagaggacaATGAGGTGGAGATAGAGGTGGAGTTAGACAGAGAAGAAGAGCAAACAGAACCAATGATAGAGGTTTCCAGTTCTTACGCACCCCAGCAAATGTGGGGCAGAGAGGCTAATGATTCCCAGAAGGAGGCGAGCTTCAGGAGCATGCAGCACGACTACAATTCCACCAACGGGGCGGAGATTGAGCTCACTTTGtctgaggatgaggaggacTACTACTCCGCTGTCAGCATGAAGGACCATCAGAGCCCTAATGCCTCTGTTCTGGGCAGCCAGTCCAACATGTACGGTACCGACCAGAACAACGAGAATTCGGAGTTCAGTGACTCTGGCAGGCTTTATTATTGTAAACACTGTGATTTCAGCAACAAATCTGCCAGAAGTGTTAGCACCCACTACCAGCGAATGCATCCCTACATTAAATTCAGCTTTAGGTACATCCTGGATCCCAATGATCACAGTGCAGTGTATCGGTGTCTGGAGTGCTACATTGACTACACGAATTTTGAAGACCTGCAGCAGCATTATGGAGAGCATCATCCCGAAGCTATGAATGTACTGAACTTTGATCATTCCGATCTGATCTACCGCTGCCGCTTCTGCTCTTACACAAGCCCAAATGTTAGAAGCCTGATGCCACATTACCAAAGAATGCATCCCACAGTGAAAATTAACAATGCAATGATATTTTCAAGCTATGTCGTTGAGCAGCAAGAAGGGCTGAACACAGAGTCTCAGACGCTGAGAGAGATCTTGAATTCTGCTCCAAAAACTATGGCAACCTCCACCCCTGTGGCTCGCGGGACCGGTGTGCCAGCTGGTTTTAACAAAAGTGCCACCAAGAGTTTCAGTCCTGAATGTGAAAATCAGAAGGAACCTTCAGTCAACACTGTGGTTGTTTATGACTGTGATGTGTGTTCATTTGCAAGCCCTAACATGCATTCAGTTTTGGTGCACTACCAGAAAAAGCACCCCGAAGAAAAGGCCTCGTATTTCAGAATCCAGAAGACCATGCGTGTAGTCTCTGTTGACAGGGGCTCTGCCCTCGCTCAAATGTCGTTTGAGCTGGGGGCTCCCATCTCCCCAAAACTCTCCGGCTTGGCTTCCCAGCCACCTCCtcccccaccaccacccccagAGCTCTCCACTGAGCTCTACTACTGCAAGCACTGTTCCTACAGCAACCGCTCCGTCGTGGGGGTGCTCGTCCACTACCAAAAGAGGCACCCAGAGATCAAGGTCACAGCCAAGTACATCAGGCAGGCCCCGCCGACCGCGGCCATGATGCGGGCAGGGGAGCTGCCACCTGGCATCCAGAGGCCACCAGTGTCCATGCAGCAGCTGGGCCGTGGCGGGTCCGAGACCTCCGTGAACCCTCCCGAGAACGAAATGTTCTTCTGCCAGCACTGTGATTACGGGAACCGGACCGTCAAGGGCGTGCTGATCCACTATCAGAAGAAGCATCGCGACTTCAAAGCCAACGCGGATGTGATCCGGCAGCACACGGCCACCATCAGGAGCCTTTGTGACCGTGGCCAGAAGAAATCAGCTGGCAGCCTGCCCGCCCACACCTCCGGCACCGAGCGGGACAAGTCCAAGCTGAGAGCCCTCAAGTGCAGGCAATGCAGCTACACATCCCCTTACTTCTATGCATTGAGGAAGCATATTAAGAAAGACCACCCGAATCTGAAGGCCACGGTGACATCCATTCTGAGGTGGGCGTTTCTGGATGGCTTGATAGAAGCTGGTTATCACTGTGAATGGTGCATTTATTCACACACAGAGCCGAGTGGCTTGCTTGTGCATTACCAAAGGAGACATCCTGAGCATTATGTTGATTATACCTACATGGCAACCAAACTCTGGGCAGGTCCCgatccttcccctcctgccctggtgATGCCAACGGAGATGAAGACCTATAAGTGCAGAGACTGCATTTTTGAAGCATCTTCTATTTGGGATATTACTAATCACTACCAAGCATTTCACCCCTGGGCCATGAATGGAGATGAATCTGTGTTGTTAGATATCATTAAGGAGAAGGATACTGCTGAGAAAACCATGCCACAGCCTGATGAAGGTGGGGTCAGGATGGATTCCGAAGACCAGATAGCAGCACCACAGATGGATCAGGATGCAGAGTGTGCAGAGGatcccagcctttcccatgAAAAAACTGTCCAGCTGGCTTCCGCAAATCCCGCCATCTCCTCCACTCCATACCAGTGTACAGTGTGCCAGTCTGAGTACAACAACCTACATGGCCTCCTGACGCATTATGGCAAAAAGCATCCTGGCATGAAAGTGAAGGCAGCAGACTTTGCTCAGGACATAGACATTAACCCAGGGGCCGTGTATAAGTGCAGACACTGCCCATACATTAACACACGCATTCACGGCGTCCTCACGCACTACCAGAAGCGGCACCCGTCAGTCAAAGTCACCGCTGAGGACTTTGTGCATGACGTGGAGCAGTCGACTGACATTGCTCAGAACGACGTGGAAGAGACTAGCAGGATTTTCAAGCAGGGCTATGGTGCTTACCGGTGCAAACTCTGCCCCTACACCCACGGAACCCTTGAGAAGCTGAAAATCCACTATGAGAAGTACCACAATCAACCCGAGTTTGATGTTTTTGCCCAGTCACCACCAAAGGTGTCTGCCTCAGTGGAGCCAGACATGGTGACTGAAATCAAGGCCTCCCCAGAAATTGCTGCTGAGGATGTTGGAGAGGTCTCCATGCCAGCGCCTCATTTCTCCAGTTCTCACTTAGTGTCTCACACAGTTTTCCGGTGTCAgctctgtaaatatttctgctccACTCGGAAGGGGATAGCAAGACACTACCGCATCAAGCATAACAACGTTCGGGCGCAGCCAGAGGGCAAGAACAACCTCTTCAAGTGTGCTCTGTGCTCCTACACCAACCCCATCCGCAAAGGGCTTGCAGCACACTACCAGAAAAGACACGACATCGATGCCTACTACACTCACTGCCTGGCAGCCTCCAGGACAGTAAGCGACAAACCCAATAAAGTGATCATTCCATCTCCTCCCAAGGATGACACTCCTCAGCTCAGCGAGGAGCTCAGGAGGGCTGTAGAGAAGAAGAAGTGCTCGCTCTGTTCCTTCCAGTCCTTCAGCAAGAAGGGCATCGTGTCCCACTACATGAAGCGTCACCCTGGTGTTTTCCCTAAGAAGCAGCATGCCAGCAAGCTGGGGGGATATTTCACTGCTGTGTATGCTGATGAGCACGAAAAACCAGCTCCAGCCGAGGAGAGGAACGACTTTGAGAAGCCCGAGGTGGAGGCTGAGGCTCAGGAAATTGAGTGGCTTCCCTTCAGGTGCATTAAATGTTTCAAGCTGtccttcagcacagcagagctgctgtgcatgCATTACACCGACCACCACAGCAAGGATTTGAAGAGGGACTTTTCCATACTTGGAAGTGGCACCCGCTCTCAGAGCCCTGTCTACCAGTGCAAACACTGTGATACAAAATTGCATAGCACGGCAGAGCTGACTGCACACTTGAATGGTCACAATGAGGAATTCCAGAAGCGTGCCAAACGtcaggagagaaggaagcagcTTTTGAGCAAGCAGAAATATGCAGATGGTGCTTTTGCAGATTTCAAACAAGAGAGG GCCTTTGGACACTTGGAAGATGTTTCGAAACTGAAGGAGAGGAAGGTGGTTGGCtacaaatgcaaattttgtgTGGAAGTCCATCCAACACTTCGAGCCATCTGTAATCACCTCCGCAAGCATGTCCAGTATGGGAATGTCTCTTCTGTGTCAGCCACTGTAAAG CAGGAAGCTGAAGATCCTTCAAACACAACTTTGATGGAGGGTTTTGAGGGAGCCAAAGACCCTGGCATGGTGGAATTTGCAGAAGCTGAATATGGAGCATCCCTGGAAGATGAAGCCAGGCCTGGGGGCTACCACTGCAGCCAGTGTGACCGGGTTTTGATGTCTATGCAGGGTCTGCGATCCCACGAGAGGAGTCACTTGGCTCTGGCCATGTTTGCCCGGGAAGACAAGTACAGCTGCCAGTATTGCTCCTTTGTCTCTGCTTTCAGGCACAA CCTGGACCGCCACATGCAGACCCACCACGGACACCACAAGCCGTTCCGCTGCAAGCTCTGCCCCTTCAAGTCCTCCTACAACAGCCGCCTGAAAACCCATATCCTCAAGGCTCACGCTG ACTCTTCATACTCGGAGCCTCCTGATGTTCAGCAGCAGTTGAACCACTACCAGTCTGCAGCTTTGGCcaggaacaacaacaacatcaGCCCAATCCCACTTTCTGGGAGTGCTGCAGGAGTGGAAAAAGCGGAAGCCATCCTTAACTGTGAATTTTGCGAGTTCTCTTCGGGTTACATACAGAGCATCCGGCGCCACTACCGCGACAAGCACGGAGGGAAAAAGCTCTTCAAGTGCAAAGATTGTTCCTTTTATACAGGCTTTAA ATCTGCTTTTACTATGCACGTGGAGGCCGGGCATTCGGCAGTCCCCGAGGAAGGACCCAAAGACCTTCGCTGCCCTCTTTGTCTCTACCACACCAAATACAAACGCAACATGATTGACCACATAGTTCTGCACAGAG AGGAGAGGGTCGTTCCCATTGAAGTCTGCCGTTCCAAGCTGTCCAAGTACCTGCAGGGAGTCGTGTTCCGCTGTGACAAGTGTACCTTTACCTGCTCCAGTGACGAGAGCTTGCAGCAGCACATAGAGAAGCACAA